AAGTGCAAAGTTTTCCTCAAGAGGGAACTGTAACAAAACCCAGAGCCCTTACAAAATGCTGATATTTCTCTGTAGAAAACAAGTCAATTGATCTCTAATGCAACATTCCCAGCAGTGTAGATGATAGAGGTGTTCATCTTTAGGGTTAAGAATATGTCAGTAAAATTCTTTGAATTAATATTAGGAGTTGAATAAATTATTATCCTCATTTAGTATTATAATTCTTGGAGCTGAATTGTTGCCAATAACAAAGTCGTTTAGACCTTGTACCCATGGATTGGCTGCAATTCTGCAAACCTGCCATAAATGCTTTGACATTTACTGGTTGTAGCAACTGAGCTAAACAACAGGTTTATTTCAATTTTGGTTTACATTTCTGTTCCAATGTCATATGATGAGATGTCTCTGTCACTGGTTGATAACTGTGTAATATTAGGATCTGTATCACTGTCTGGCAGTGGCTGATAACTGATGTGTGAACATGTTGATCCCTGTCACTCTCCACAGGTGGTCACTGACACACAAACAGTGATGCAGGAATGGCTGTGGGGTGCACAGGTGGGTGCAGAGCCCACTGCCCACACCAGCCCTGTGTGACCTCTCTGCCCCATTTCCTGCCAGAACACGATtgccctgctctgtgtgactgctctcctgctctgcttttccttgttTGTGTGCATCGTGCAGCGTGGAATAAAGTCCTGCTTTCAACTGGCAATGACCCACGGGCAGATGTACAGGGGGCTCGGGCCAGGTGCTGGCAGCTGGGGGTGCATGGGGGTCTCAGTGAGGCAAGGGCAGGgctgtccaggctgtgccagggaaaggCAGATCCGGGCACTCCAGTGGACAAAGCATAGGACACAGCTCAGCCCATCAGCAATGGTTGTGGCTCCTctgtgaaaatatatttcagaaaggGGAGAAATATGGCCAGGCAGTGTGGAGTGAAGAACAATGTGGGAAACAGTCCTGAAGCAAACACggacagggaaggaagagggggGGTTGCTCCAGGTACCAGAGCAGACATTCTCCTGCAGCCTATGGAGAGGACCAcggtgaggcagctgtgcctctgcagtCCACACAAGTCCAGGAAGCAGCCGAGATCCTTCAGCCCATGGATGACCCCCTGGCAGAGAAGGTGTGGTGGGTGTATCCTGAAGGATTGCAGCCCATGCAGAGGCCACTCTGGAACCACCTtatcctgaaggactgcagcccatggcacggacccacactggagcaggagaaaagcgtgaggaggaaggagtggagACAGCTCAATATGACCTGACTGTAGACCCCATTTTCTGTCCCCCTGCAttgctgcaggagaggaggtAGAGACTCTGGGAATGAAGGAGTGAACTTGAGCCAGGAATGAATGGGGGGAAGAGGCAAAGAGTTTTAGTTTGTCTTTGTTCCTCAtcactttattttcaaatggcaataaatgtaattaatttttccctagttgagtctgttttgttGGTGACAGTAACTGGAGAGCAATATCCCTGTATTTATATTGACCCATGACTTTTTCAGTATTATATTACACCATACCTTTAGGCAAAGTGGGAGAGTGGGAGTAACTGGGTGGGTGTCTGACAGCTGCCCAAGGTCAACCCTCCACAGCAGGTTATCTGTACATGAAATAGTTCAGGAATATGTTCAATGGAGATAGATCAGTGTGCAGCTACAGTATGAGTTGCAGGTTGTGTGCTGGGTGGCAGGAAATGGCAGGAGCCCCAGGCATGGAGCCAAGACCCCAGGCTATCATGTGCAtgcactggaaggctgcaaaAATGCCTGAACAGCCCTTCAGTGAAgtaatttttcccaatatccaagGTAAATCCCCCTGGTTCATCTGGACTTTGTTGCCTCTTGTCTTTGTGGCCTGAGAGAACACACTTGGCTACAACATCCCTTCAGGCAGATGCAGAGAGCAGTAAAGTCCCCCCTgcacctccttttctccaggcggagcccctccagctccctcatctGCTCATCATCacatttgtgctccagacccttccccagctccattgcctttctctggattCTGTCCAGCATCTCAATGTTtttcttgtcatgaggggcccaaaactgaacccagGATTTGAgctgaggcctcaccagtgcccagcacagggggacggtcactgccctggtcctgctgccacactgttgcTGACACAGACCaggtgccattggccttcttggccacctgggcacatgctgcctcatgttcagccactgacaaccagcacccccagggccttttgCAACACACAGCTTGCCAaccactctgccccagcctgcagtgctgcaggggctTGTTTTGACCCaactgcaggaccctgcacttggccttgtCAAACCTCATGCTCCATTATCCTCAGTCGATTGATCCAGCCTCTCCACATCCCTTTTGCtcagccttcctaccctcccaCACATCAACAGTCCCACACCACTTGGTATCTCCTGGCTAAGGGTGAACTCGATCCACTCGTCCAGGTCGttgataaagatgttaaacagagCTGGCCCCAAAACTGAGCAATGGGAAACACCACTGCTGATtggccgccagctggatgcatcTCCATTCATCACCACTCTGGGCCCGACCATCCAGACAGTTTCTTACCCACTGAACAGGGCACCTCTCCAAGGTACAACACACCAGAGCAGAAACCACAGAACGGGCCAAGCCAGGAAATTTTAACCTTTCCCTCCATATGCTTAAACCTAACCCACCCAAAAAAGATCCAACTTTCCTTTCAGTGCCTTCTCACTTTATGGCTCTTCACTTAATCTTCAGGCATCACCATGGGGAAAAGTCACATGGATTTCAATGCCTTTGAAGGATTAAAAGGAATTCCAGTTACAGTAGCTCAGATAAAATTTGAAGCTCCTGGACTCTTGAATAAAAGAGCACAGTGACTCCCCTGACTGTGCTCTGCTGAGAGCACACCCTGCTCACCAAGACCATCACTGGTGGCCAagggacagaagaaaaagatcTTGAAGCCTGACAAGCGTCAAACAAGGGTCAGTCAGAGAATCACAACCCTATCCTGTGcacaaaaacatctctgctcTTTGTGCCACCCAACACAGCCCTCCTGAACCAACATGCAAATCCTGCACATTGACACTGACACCAGGTAAGGAGATACCCAGCACATTTACATCCCTgcacctgccctgctctcaAGACCAGCGGCACCAAAATCCCCCCCACCAGCAGCTCTATAAAGCTCCTCTTTCCAGACCTGACACTCAGGCAACAGCAGACGCTGACCTGTGTTTGGCATTGGTGCAACAGCCCCCttgtccagcacagcactgctcccagctcccaggatgGAAGCTTGTCACTCTCCAGAGCAATCCAATGTCACCTCATACGCTGCCACGACTGTGGCTATAGTGACCCTTGAGACGTTTGCTGGCATGTGGATAAATGCTTTCATTGTTTCTGTGATTTGCATGGCCTGGATCAAAAGGAAAACCTTGAACTCTAATGAGAAGATCTTGCTGTTTCTGGGATCCTCCCGGTTTTGGTATTTGTGCATTGCATGggtattttccatttttttaattatttatccCAATTATCTTCATGTTCACCCCATATTTCAGCTACTTGAGAGTGCTCATAGCTTTTTTAACTTCTCCAACTTATGGgtttctgcttctctttgtgTCTTTTATTGCATTAAAATTGCCAATTTCAGGAACAGCTTCTTCATCTACCTGAAAGTAAAAATTGACAGGATTGTGCCCTGCCTCTTGTTGGGGTCAGTGCTTTTCTCCCTGGTTATTGGAACCATTGTCTACAACATCATGGATAAAGCACTCAGTAACAACTGCAATTTCACCAGTCAAGGAGGGATTTCAAAAGCAAGTATCAGAATAGATCAACATTTTTTGCCTCATTATTGTATCATTGGTTTTGGATATGCCACTTCCTTCACAGCAGTCATCACCTCTGCcattctccttctcttttccctctggagACACAAACGCAACATGCAGACAAACTCCACGAAGGACCTCAGCATGGATGCCCACATCAAAGCCATGAAATCCATTCTCTCCTTCTTCATTATGTACAGCATCAACTTTATATGTTTGATCTCGACTCTCATTTATTCAATGAAGAATGAAAATGAcatgctgtttttaattttcctaaTTCAATACACTTTTCCAGGTTTTCATTCCCTTGTTCTGATTTTCAGTAATCCAAATCTGGAAAAGAGACTGCTAGGGATTCTGCCCTGTGGGAAGTGCAAAGTTTTCCTCAAGAGGGAACTGTAACAAAACCCAGAGCCCTTAAAAAAGGCTGATATTTCTCTGTAGAAAACAagtcaatttatttttaatgcaacaCTCCTGGCAGTGTAGATGATAGAGGTGTTCATCTTTAGGGTTAAGAATATGTCATTAAAATTATCTGATTTAATATTATTATGagttaaataaattattattctcATTTAATTTTGACAGTTCTTGGAGCTGAATTGTTGCCAATAACAAAGTCGTTTAGACCTTGTACCCATGGATTGGCTGCAATTCTGCAAACCTGCCATAAATGCTTTGACATTTACTGGTTGTAACAAACAAGCTAAACAACAGGTTTATTTCAATTCTGCTTTACATTTCTGTTCCAGTGTCATATGATGAGATGTCTCTGTCACTGGTTGATAACTGTGTAATATTAGGATCTGTATCACTGTCTGACAGTGGTTGATAACTGATGTGTGAACATGTTGATCCCTGTCACTCTCCACAGGTGGTCACTGACACACAAACAGTGATGCAGGAATGGCCATGGGGGGCACAGGTGGGTGCAGAGCCCACTGCCCACACCAGCCCTGAGGGTCCTCTCTGCCCCACTTCCTGCAAGAACACAATtgccctgctctgtgtgactgctctcctgctctgcttttacTTGTTGGTGAGACTGACTCTTTTGAGTGGAGTCTGGCTCAGTAGAACACCTGGGAAAGTGGGTTTTTTGCTGGATCAGTGGAGCAgtgagaggaggaaggagtgggggaaaaaactCATTATGAACAGAATGAAATCCCCATTCTGCTTTcccttgtgctgctgtgggggaggaagtggaaaagctggaaatgaaagagtgaagttgagcctgggTTGAATGGGGGTGGACACAAGGGTTCTAGTTTTGTATTTGTTCCTCATCATCCTACTCTATTTTCAATAGGAAATAAATTGAATTCAAGACAAGTCAGTTTTCTCCATGacagtaattggtgagtgatctcccTGCCTTTATCTCGACCCATGAGCTTTTCCATCCtatttttcagccctgccctgtGTATGGGTGAGTTtgaaggagcagctggggagggggctggcagCTGCCCAAGGTCCAACCTCCACAGCAGGTCCTCTAAACATGACATAGTTCCAGCATGAACTGAGCAGAACCTGAATTGGTCATTTCTCTCACCAGTTCAGGTCCTGAGGTACATCTTAAAAATCTCATCTGGACACATTTCCCCCCTGAAAGGCCTTGATATGACAGGCACCAACACacctcccttctctccttcaTGTTGCTTGTGCACTTCCTCCTTTAACAGGACAGTTCCAATTGATTTCACAAGAAGACCCTGGAAGACCCATCTGATTCCCTACATCCCAGGCAACATCATCCCTCACAACCTCACATACCACAACACGCAGCAGACAAAACCAGCATCTTGCCAATGTCAGCACCACACAAAACAAGGCAGCCCCAGCAAACCACACTGCAGATACCTTctgccatctccaggaaagcccTGAGAACATGACCCCCAGCACAGCATCACTGCCCTGTGCACCAGCCCCACTCAGCTGCACCTGGAGGGGACACGTTatccaccagcacagccacagtgcACAGCCCACATGGAGAGATGCACTGATGTGCCCAGCCTGGGGAAGCTGACCCAGAAGACATGTCACAGCTCAATGGGAGGGGCTGCCCAGTGCTGGCAGAGTATGGAAACTGCTTTGGGTCACATTCCAAATTTTCAGGATTGAGAAGTGAAACAGTTAGAAATGCCTTTGCCGTGCAAGAGTGCTGATGAGCAAAGGGATAGCTTAGCAGTGACATTAATATAACAAAACTCAAtagtaaatgaaataaaagccaTCTGGAGGGCTGGACAAACTCTGCCTGTACCTAATACAATTTATACAGGGCTACTtctcaggctggaagggaccttaaatatcagCTGGTTCCAAACCTATTGACATGGTGGGATAGAAGAGTCAGGAAATTTCCCTCCTTAGCAGCTGTTTCTCAGAGcattcctctccagctcttcatGACATCAGCATACTTCTGTGAACACAGTAATCCAAATCTACACTCTCGATGATGTAGTTTAGATCAGCACCACATACCAGTAAGAAAATGTCACTCTGACAAGGATTTgttcaaagaatcacagaatattctgagttggaagagaacaacaaggatcatcaagtccagctcctggctcttcactggaccatccccaagagtcacagcatgtgcctgagagtatcatctaAATGCTTCTGGAACTCTGTagggcttggtgctgtgaacacttccctggggagcctgttctgtgcccagccaccctctgggtaaaaattctttttttaatgtccaacctaaacctgccctgacacaacttcaggccattccctcaggtcctgtcacttgtCCCCACAGAGAAGACACCAGTGCCTTGTTCtcctctcacaaggaagttgtaactgcaatgaggtctgcCAACAGTctttcctccagctgaacagaccgagtgacctcagccactcctcataaggcttcccctcaaggcccttcaccatcttcatggACAgtctctaatggcttaatatctaTCTGATAGAGTGGtgcccaaactgccccaatattgCAGGTGAAGCACTTCTCCCCAACTCTGTGGGAGCCCTATTGGTGACCAAGGGACAGAAGAATCCAGTCTTGAAACCCAACAGGGATCAAACAAGGGTCAGTCATACAACCACAACACTGTCCTCTGCACAAAAACATCCCCATGTTTGTGTCACCCAACACAGCCCTCCTGAACCAACATGCAAATCCTGCACACTGACACTGACACCAGGTAAGGGGATACCCAGCACATTTACATCCCTgcacctgccctgctctcaAGACCAGCGGCACCAAAATCCCCCCCACCAGCAGCTCTATAAAGCTCCTCTTTCCAGACCTGACACTCAGGCAACAGCAGACGCTGACCTGTGTTTGGCATTGGAGCAACAGCCCCTTtgtccagcacagccctgctcccagctcccaggatgGAAGCTTGTCACTCTCCAGAGCAATTCAGTGTCACTTCATACGCTGCCACGGCTGTGGCCGTCATCACCCTTGAGACGCTTGCTGGCATGTGGATAAATGCTTTCATTGTTTCTGTGATTTGCATGGCTTGGTTCAAAAAGAACACCTTGAACTCTAATGAGAAGATCTTGATGGCTTTGGGATGCtccaggttttggtttttgtgcATGTCATGGGTATATTACTTTATCTTGTTAATTTACACCAATTATCTTCATGTTCATCCCATATTTGAACTAGTTGGGAGTGCTCAGAGCTTTCTATATTGTTCCAACTTGTggttttctgcttctctttgtgTCTTTTATTGCATAAAAATTGCCAATTTCAGGAACAGCTTCTTCATCTACCTGAAAGTAAAAATTGACAGGATTGTGCCCTGCCTCTTGTTGGGGTCAGTGCTTTTCTCCCTGGTTATCGGAATCATTGTCTACAATATT
This DNA window, taken from Pseudopipra pipra isolate bDixPip1 chromosome 3, bDixPip1.hap1, whole genome shotgun sequence, encodes the following:
- the LOC135410707 gene encoding taste receptor type 2 member 105-like is translated as MEACHSPEQSNVTSYAATTVAIVTLETFAGMWINAFIVSVICMAWIKRKTLNSNEKILLFLGSSRFWYLCIAWVFSIFLIIYPNYLHVHPIFQLLESAHSFFNFSNLWVSASLCVFYCIKIANFRNSFFIYLKVKIDRIVPCLLLGSVLFSLVIGTIVYNIMDKALSNNCNFTSQGGISKASIRIDQHFLPHYCIIGFGYATSFTAVITSAILLLFSLWRHKRNMQTNSTKDLSMDAHIKAMKSILSFFIMYSINFICLISTLIYSMKNENDMLFLIFLIQYTFPGFHSLVLIFSNPNLEKRLLGILPCGKCKVFLKREL
- the LOC135412189 gene encoding taste receptor type 2 member 105-like: MEACHSPEQFSVTSYAATAVAVITLETLAGMWINAFIVSVICMAWFKKNTLNSNEKILMALGCSRFWFLCMSWVYYFILLIYTNYLHVHPIFELVGSAQSFLYCSNLWFSASLCVFYCIKIANFRNSFFIYLKVKIDRIVPCLLLGSVLFSLVIGIIVYNITDEVLCKNLNFTSQERIWKTRISTEEQFFPHYFIIGFGYAILFTAVIWSALLLLFSLWRHKRNMQTNSMKDLSMDAHIKAMKSILSFFIMYSINFICLILTLIYSIKNENAMMFLVFTYLYAFPGVHSLILIFSNPKLENTLLRILVCMKLCMR